The proteins below are encoded in one region of Streptomyces cyanogenus:
- a CDS encoding DUF3427 domain-containing protein, with protein MKGLEAAGWKAIDVEVSPESTPHVLARYVGEVVGRRLSQVPPDQQVSLVNRVLQALSSVPSADEATSAIAEGPRQLLALAEQEAPGVYAVRPLTPLSETALITNSPDDPSLGSELRAELATADRIDLLCAFVKWYGLRVLEDALRAARDRKVPIRVITTTYIGATDRHALDRLVRDFGAQVKVNYELRSTRLHAKAWLFRRNSGFDTAYVGSSNLSKAALLDGLEWNVRLSSVATPAVLNKFEATFDAYWNDNAFERYDPDSDGERLDRALAQAGGSSPTADLRISLSGLEVRPYPHQRDMLERLRVEREIRGRNRNLLVAATGTGKTVMAALDYRDLRKKLGDGYPRLLFVAHRKEILDQSLRKYREVLDNASFGEPLYGGQDPVHWNHVFASVQSLSVQRLEQLAPEHFDIIVIDEFHHATAATYRRIIEHFKPKELLGLTATPERMDGLNVQDEFFDGRIAAELRLWEALENDLLCPFHYFGIPDGTDLTNVTWQKGSYSDRDLDGVFTGNHARARIVVKQIRDKVSNPGVMRALGFCVTKAHAHFMAEFFRSAGFQAVALDSDSTTEARAQALAGLRSGELQVIFSVDLFNEGLDIPDIDTLLLLRPTNSATVFLQQLGRGLRRTETKPVVTVLDFIGQHRAEFRFEEQFRALTNLSRNRLVDHIEHDFPQLPSGCQVILEGKAKDLVLGNIRSQLGATIKTLVKEIKEYRTPRLADYLRESRREIKELYKSGNSWTATLRKAGLVQEPAPAGEAVLLKRVHAFLHVDDPERAHAYLRLLADDASDYDSLGTREQAYARMLFFNLWDDAGGFTSFQEGLEALRTQRAVRDELRQVLKWVSEQTDHYPIDLSGPHRALPLKVHSAYNRSEILAALGVARFGGQMPRSFAQGVQWVEELKTDALLITLEKNEKDFSPTIRYKDYALSPTLFHWESQNATSESSPTGLRYQHHVRRGSHVLLFMRRYKSTDIGKSQPWMFLGPATYEHHTGSKPMAITWRLEHELPADAWSYAAVNAG; from the coding sequence ATGAAAGGTCTGGAGGCCGCCGGCTGGAAGGCCATCGACGTCGAGGTCAGCCCCGAGTCCACCCCGCACGTGCTGGCGCGCTACGTCGGTGAGGTTGTGGGGCGAAGGCTCAGTCAAGTCCCGCCGGACCAGCAAGTCTCCCTCGTCAATCGGGTGTTGCAGGCGTTGTCGAGCGTCCCCTCCGCAGATGAGGCCACGAGTGCCATCGCGGAGGGACCGCGCCAACTGCTCGCTCTGGCGGAACAGGAAGCACCCGGCGTGTATGCCGTGCGTCCGCTCACCCCGCTGTCGGAAACAGCCCTGATCACCAACTCGCCGGATGATCCGAGCTTGGGCAGCGAGCTGCGAGCGGAACTGGCGACGGCTGACCGGATCGACCTGCTGTGCGCGTTCGTCAAGTGGTACGGCCTGCGGGTGTTGGAAGACGCACTACGCGCCGCCCGGGACCGTAAGGTGCCCATACGTGTCATCACGACCACCTACATCGGTGCAACCGACCGGCATGCCTTGGATCGCCTTGTCCGCGATTTCGGCGCGCAAGTGAAGGTCAACTACGAACTCCGCTCGACCCGGCTGCATGCCAAGGCTTGGCTCTTCCGACGTAACAGCGGCTTTGACACGGCCTACGTCGGCAGTTCGAACCTCTCAAAGGCGGCGCTCCTCGACGGCTTGGAGTGGAACGTTCGACTGTCCTCGGTAGCCACGCCAGCGGTGCTCAACAAGTTTGAGGCGACCTTCGACGCGTACTGGAACGACAACGCGTTCGAGAGGTACGACCCAGACTCCGATGGCGAACGCCTTGACCGAGCCTTGGCTCAGGCCGGTGGGTCCAGTCCTACCGCCGACCTAAGAATCAGTCTGTCCGGCCTTGAGGTACGCCCCTACCCGCACCAGCGGGACATGCTGGAACGCCTCCGCGTCGAGCGAGAGATCCGCGGCCGCAACCGCAATCTCCTCGTAGCGGCAACGGGCACCGGAAAGACCGTGATGGCCGCGCTGGACTACCGCGACCTGCGCAAGAAACTGGGCGATGGATATCCGCGGCTGCTCTTCGTAGCCCACCGTAAGGAGATCCTCGACCAATCCCTCCGCAAGTACCGCGAGGTCCTCGACAACGCATCCTTCGGTGAACCGCTCTACGGAGGGCAAGACCCAGTTCACTGGAACCACGTGTTCGCCAGTGTGCAGTCACTCAGCGTCCAGCGGTTGGAGCAGCTTGCACCTGAGCACTTCGACATCATTGTGATCGATGAGTTTCACCACGCCACGGCAGCCACGTACCGTCGCATCATCGAGCACTTCAAGCCTAAGGAGCTCCTGGGTCTCACGGCGACTCCTGAGCGCATGGACGGCCTCAATGTGCAAGATGAGTTCTTCGACGGTCGCATCGCGGCCGAGCTACGTCTGTGGGAAGCCCTCGAAAACGATCTCCTGTGCCCCTTCCACTACTTTGGCATCCCCGACGGAACCGACCTCACCAACGTCACTTGGCAGAAGGGCTCCTACAGCGATCGAGACCTGGACGGGGTCTTCACCGGAAACCACGCCCGCGCCCGCATTGTCGTCAAGCAGATCCGCGACAAGGTGTCCAACCCCGGCGTCATGCGCGCGCTCGGCTTTTGCGTGACCAAGGCTCATGCGCACTTCATGGCCGAGTTCTTCCGTTCAGCCGGCTTCCAAGCCGTAGCACTCGACAGCGACTCAACCACTGAGGCCCGGGCACAAGCCCTGGCCGGCCTTCGAAGCGGTGAGCTTCAGGTCATCTTCTCCGTCGACCTGTTTAACGAAGGCCTCGACATCCCCGACATCGACACGTTGTTGTTGCTGCGCCCTACCAACAGCGCGACCGTCTTCCTCCAACAATTGGGCCGGGGTCTTCGCCGAACGGAAACCAAGCCGGTGGTCACTGTTCTTGATTTCATCGGTCAGCACCGAGCTGAGTTCCGGTTTGAAGAGCAGTTCCGCGCTCTAACCAACCTCTCACGCAACCGGTTGGTCGACCACATCGAGCACGACTTCCCGCAACTCCCCTCCGGATGCCAGGTCATCCTGGAAGGCAAGGCGAAGGACCTCGTCCTGGGGAACATCCGTTCGCAACTAGGTGCCACGATCAAGACGCTCGTGAAGGAGATAAAGGAGTACCGCACCCCGCGCCTCGCGGACTATCTCCGGGAGAGTCGACGTGAGATCAAGGAGCTCTACAAGAGCGGCAACTCCTGGACAGCCACCTTGCGTAAGGCGGGTCTGGTACAAGAGCCAGCACCCGCGGGAGAAGCAGTACTCCTCAAGCGGGTTCACGCCTTTCTACACGTAGACGATCCTGAGCGGGCGCATGCCTATCTCAGACTATTGGCCGATGATGCCTCTGATTACGACAGCCTAGGGACAAGGGAGCAGGCGTACGCCCGCATGCTCTTCTTCAACTTGTGGGACGACGCTGGGGGGTTCACAAGCTTCCAGGAAGGGCTGGAAGCGCTGCGGACCCAACGGGCAGTCCGCGACGAGCTGCGGCAGGTACTGAAGTGGGTCAGTGAGCAGACCGATCACTACCCGATCGACCTCTCGGGCCCCCACCGCGCACTCCCGTTGAAGGTGCACAGCGCCTACAACCGTTCAGAGATCCTCGCGGCGCTCGGCGTCGCTCGCTTCGGTGGCCAGATGCCCAGGTCGTTTGCCCAGGGCGTGCAGTGGGTCGAAGAGCTGAAGACCGACGCACTCCTCATCACGCTGGAAAAGAACGAGAAGGACTTCTCTCCCACGATCCGCTACAAGGACTACGCGCTGAGCCCGACGCTCTTCCACTGGGAGTCACAGAACGCCACGTCGGAGAGCTCCCCCACCGGCTTGCGCTACCAGCACCACGTCCGCCGAGGCAGTCACGTTCTCCTCTTCATGCGCCGCTACAAGAGCACCGACATAGGCAAGTCGCAGCCGTGGATGTTCCTCGGGCCGGCCACCTATGAGCACCACACCGGCAGCAAGCCGATGGCGATCACATGGCGACTGGAGCATGAGTTGCCGGCCGATGCCTGGAGCTACGCGGCTGTCAACGCAGGCTAG
- a CDS encoding DUF2267 domain-containing protein, with the protein MTVTTPQPRIAIPAPTTTPRPRAKGAVEDADWLELTEAVREAGQYPTRAEAERVTRIVLSALGGHVTGDERVALAQALPREAGRVIASQIPATHPLTAREFVESVATRIEGSTPATARWDVSSVLSVLSNHIGEPLTSRVLTQLPPGYALLFGRADLAPTA; encoded by the coding sequence ATGACCGTGACGACCCCGCAGCCGAGAATCGCCATCCCCGCCCCGACCACGACCCCGCGCCCGCGTGCCAAGGGCGCGGTGGAGGACGCCGACTGGCTGGAGTTGACCGAGGCGGTACGCGAAGCGGGCCAGTACCCGACACGGGCGGAGGCGGAACGCGTCACCCGGATCGTCCTCTCGGCCCTGGGCGGACACGTCACCGGCGACGAACGCGTGGCCCTGGCCCAGGCCCTCCCCCGGGAGGCGGGCCGCGTCATCGCTTCCCAGATCCCCGCGACCCACCCCCTGACGGCCCGCGAGTTCGTCGAGTCGGTGGCCACGCGCATCGAGGGCTCGACCCCGGCGACGGCCCGCTGGGACGTCAGCTCGGTCCTGAGCGTCCTGTCGAACCACATCGGCGAACCCCTGACCAGCCGAGTCCTCACCCAACTCCCCCCGGGCTACGCCCTCCTCTTCGGCCGCGCGGACCTGGCGCCGACGGCATAA